TAAAAAGCAAAAATACAGCGAAAAACTCACTGGAAAGTTCTAATTAAACTCTTTTGTAAGATAACAAAGCTTATAAAACAAAAGCTTATACCAGAACCTTATATACAAATCATAACTTTCTAATAATCAATTTTTGAAAAAACCTTGCTAACTTAAGAATCAAGTTACGGGGTACAGCAACTCCTCACTTAACAAGCTAAGAAATAAAAATTTATAAGCTCTACACAACAATAAATAATTAACAAGGATAAGAAAATGAAACTTACGGTTACTAAAAAAAATATCAAAAACCTAAGCCAAGACAGCAAACGTCTTCCTGTGAATATGACTAAATTAATCAACGGCGGCACCATAACAAAGTTACCAGGCGATAGCTCAGACACTACCGTTACATTGCAATCAGCTCAAATACGCTAACGATAAACTCAATAACAACATTCAATAAAAACAACAAAATACATAGGACACGACCATGAAACTAGCAATCACAAAGAAACGCATCAAAAACTTAAGCCAAGACAACAAGTGCCTTCCTGTCAATATGACTAAGTTAATCAACGGCGGCACCATAACAAAATTGCCAGGCGATAGCTCAGATACAACGGTTACGTTGCCATCAGCTCAAATTCACTAATGTAGGACATTGACAGAGCAAACCTATCACTTAAGTGCTAGGGGTACTCGTTGTAGAGAATACAACCATAAAACAGGCGTTAATTAACAGCACAAAGGCCAAAGCCTAAACAACAAACGTTTACCAGCTGGTATGACTCGACTCATTAATAGTGGTGTAACGTCAATACATTTTTTGAAAACAACGCTTTCGAGGCGCGATAACTCACAGCAGCCAGTGATCCGCACCATCAAGCGTAAACACAATATATTTTCAAATAGCGGAGCATCACGCATGAGTTTAGTAAGCATGACACCGGCAACAGCAGGGATTTACAATCAGACCGTGTTTAATGAGATGATTAACGAGATAAACAACGTAAAAAATGAAGTTGAATTTCGCAGTCTAGTCACAAAGCTACAAGCGATGTCAGCACCTAGCTTTTTAGCATTCATCGCTTTTGAGCACACAACACCAACATCTGTTGAATGCAAACTATATGGCAATCCGCCCAGTGCAATAAACCAACTACTGCTCAGCGAAGAGATACATGAATACTGTCACAATGAGTCCTCTCCCATTTCACTGAGTCAGTTTGGCAGCTTATATCCTCAGCATTTATATCTATTACCTGTACATGCTGGACACAATGAACACGGTGCATTTCTTTTACAAATTCAAGACCCTCATGACGTTGAGCACCTTTGCTGGTATTGGTCGTCCATTGCTACATATCTCATACACGCTTATATCAAGCTAGCTAAACAACGCCTTGTTGCTATCACCAAACGCGAGCGAGACTGTTTACTTTGGGCCTGTGAAGGAAAGACTTCATGGGAAATTAGTCAAATATTGGGAGTCTCTGAACGTACCGTAAATTTCCATCTATCCAATTGTATTGAAAAGACTAATAGCTCAAACCGACTTCAAGCTATCGCGAAGTGCGTCGTGACAAACATCATTTAAATTTTAAAGGAAATAAAATGCGATCTCTCAAATATCTAAAATTGTTTGCGGCCACTTTAGCGCTGACAGCGTGTAATACAAACCAAAAGCCGCTACCTGTTGTAAAAGTGAATAAAACACTACACGCGGAGTCAATGGAGTCTTATCAAAACCTGTATGCTTCGCCTTTCAAAGATCTGGGACCTTATCATGAGATTGATACGATAGATTTTAAGACTCCTGAAGAAAAGAAGCCTGTAGAGGACAGCATATTCAAATTATCTTATTCTGGGTTTGATAAAACTCAAGGTTACAATTATCAAGACCACTTATATCCGACCGCTTTAAACAGCCAATCACGTAATACGATTACTTGGTTAGGCCATGCAAGCTTTTTAATCCAAGACGGAAGTGGTAATAGCTTTTTGACTGACCCTGTATTTGGTGAGTTTGATGGCATGGTGGGCACTGTTGGAACCATGCTTTTTGACGAATTAAAGCGTTTAGGGCCACCGCCAGTAGAGCCAAAAGCACTTTCTTTTGTTGATAGTGTATTGATCTCTCACGACCATTACGACCATTTCTCCAATGAAACTCTGTCAGAGTTAGGAAGTGACTTAGATATATTTTTACCTATCGGTATGCAGCATGAGCTTGATGGCACATTTAACAGCGTATTCGCGCTTGATTGGTATACCGAGGTTGAATATAAGAAAAACAAAATCCAATTTGTGCCAGCACACCACTACTCCAACCGAAGTATATTCGACCAAAATGAAAGCTTATGGGGTGGCTGGATCATCAATACAGGCCAGTTAAAAATTTACTTTGCGGGTGATACAGGCTACAGCCCAATATTCAAAGATATACATAGTAAACATGGTGACATTGATATATGTATGATGCCGATAACAGCCTATGGTAAACACTTTAGAAGCGTGCACCTATCACCAGAAGATGCATTAAAAGCAGCGCTAGATCTGCATTGTAAAATATTTATTCCTTGGGGATATGGGACATGGCAGCTTGGCTTTGAACATGTTAATGAGCCACTGCGAAGACTTGCCTATGCAGCTAAGGAGTTAAAGCCAAACTTTAAAGTACGTGTGCTAGGTATTGGAGAGTCTTTTAAGTTCACAGAATTACTTTAACCTTTTTCCTAACTTGTTGTTAAGCGCTCTACAAGCAGCACCCGTGTCCGCTGCTTGCTCAAGAGCGCTTTTTTATATTTTGGCATAGCTAAACCTCTTCAATTTTCTCTATATGAACTCACATTGAGTCCGCAAATGGCATCCATATCGCCAAACAAAAGGACTGAATAATGCTGTGCATAAGTAACTATCACACATGAAGTATTGAACAACCTAAGCTTCTGATAATTAAAACCTTGTAGCAGTCCTTAATCATGCTTGGTGAACGTGCTCACACACCAATAATCAGCTCCTGACAATTAATGCTTCAAATTAGTGAGGATGTTGGCACATTGAAAGTCACATAACGCTTGAATGAAGCTTATCTAGACATAGGTTATGTAAAGTCACAGATATACATTAGCCAATTCGAAAGCTATATCTCATAAAAGAGTTTAAAAATACGCTAAAAATCCTTCATAGCAGACGTGGTGATTAAAATCAATTACAGCCAAAATAATACTCTTTTCTTTTTATTATCGGTATTGAATACCAACGCCAAACTCATTCTGCTTGAGATAGTGAACCGCATCAATAAGTAGGTGGCGCTATAGATATTCATGTTTCAGATGCTCGCTCTTGAAGCTCAAGCACTTTTGTAGAGAAGTATACGTATTCACCTTCCTTTCGCAGCACAGTAGCAATATAGCGCTCAACCAAAACCAAGGCGGGCAAGTTTTTAGTATTTACCCTTTGTACTTAAGAGCTTATAACTTTACTGCTTATTCTACTATCATGTGGAATCGCGTCACTCAGACAACACAACTACGCAAGCCAAACACATACTGCTCCCCGGAAACATAAACCTCAAAAAGCGACAGACCTTAACAAATCATAGCCTCCACTAACATACTTATGAAAAATCCATTTCACAACCATTTCCACGATAATAAACAAGGCTAATCCATTGTTTTTATTGCTTATTAAATTAAATTCAGGAATTTGCAATGTTGCTTGTTTAGCGCCACTATACTTCCATCAATGCTCATTAATTGCGGAAATAACATGACTAATAACAACATAGAAAATACGTTTGCAGATATTTTGAGTTTTAAACCCCTGATAGATAAAGCTGGAAACTTACACTCACCCGCTAAAATCGAAGAGTGGCTGATGGAGATAGGAACGACTATTCGGTGTGATTCAATTCATTTAATTGGCTTTAAGCCACTCTCACCAACGGCTTATCAACATCATGTGATTGGACCGAACCACCTCATTATGGAAGATACCCTTAATTTAGATGCTGCTTATGAAAATTGTAAAGAGAGCCACACCCCCTACGCGATGAAAGTGAAAGGCAGTGAGTATGGCTTGATGGTCCCGCTTCGCGGAGTCAGCGGTATTGTAGGGTGTGTGCTTATCACCAGCGATAGTTACATAGACTCACGCCAACAAGAGTGGCATTGGAGTATTTTGGGGCTTCACTTATTACAAGCTTTAAAGCGCAGCTTCTCCAAAGACAAAATAAAGATCACCAAACGTGAACGCGATTGTATTCTTTGGGCATCAGAAGGAAAAACATCGTGGGAGATTAGCCAAATACTCGGGATTTCGGAACGTACTGTCAATTTTCACCTAAATAACTGCATTGAAAAAACCAATAGTGCAAATCGACAGCAAGCCATCGTAAAGTACCTGTTCAATCACACCCTGTAATCCATTATATGATTTTATATCCTATACAAAGCCACAAATCGACCCCAAACATGTGAGCAATAAACCTAGTTCACATGTCTAAGGTCGAGCTATAATTCTTAAGTTCACAAATCTAACAAAATACCCTTCCTCAAATTCAGCACTTAGTCATATGTAATATTAGAGTAGTTTGTCTTGTAACGCTTGAACGGGCTTTAGAAATAGAAGAAGAGCCTACAGGCTCTTACTTAAGAAAGGAGGGGGGCTGCAGAATGTTTTAGCGGATATTAATTGGACAGTCACTGATATGTGACGTCACCACTGTCCAGCTGTAGTCGGATGCAACCTGCTCTTTTATACCACCTGCAACAAGCATTGTTTGCTGTGCTTTGATCCCAGAACTAGAAGCAGAAAGTGTTTTCATTTCACGTTTTTTTAGTTTAATTTTCATTATGTTACCCTGTTGTTATGTTGTGTGTGAGTTAAATATAAACAACTAATTCACCGTCAACAAGCTGCTAGATCTGGCAGGGTAAGAACGAATATTAATAAGGTTGGCATCCCTGCCAAGAACGAAAAAATAAATCGATATGTACACGTCATTGTGTACTTTCATTAGGCATTTTATCTGCCTAGATTTTGCCTCCGAGCAACCCTTAGCGTTTGAGTAAGGTTGGCATCCCTGCCAAGAACGAAAAAATAAATCGGTATGTACACGTCAGTGTGTACTTTCATTAGGCATCTTATCTGCCAAGTCCTCGCCTCCAAGCGATCCTTACTGTTTGAGTAAGGCTGGCATCCCTGCCAGAGAACGAAAAATAAATATCATCATGCTGTTCATTTCTTAAACAACAGCAAAATTGCATAGAAAGCGGTTCAAAATATGACTTCCTTGTCATTACTAACTTTCACTCTGTATTATTTTTACTGTTAGTGAGCCAAACTTAGTATCCATCCGATAGCCCTAGCAGACTTAACTTACTGCGACTTTACCGTCTCCTTTCAAGTCAATAAATCGCGTAAACTTGTCTTTAAAGGTGTTGCCCTCGTGCATAATCATAAGCACAGCTGCATTTTTGGTGTATTGCTCTATGAGCCCCAAAATACTTTCTTTGCTCTGATCATCAATGTTAGCCAGCGGTTCATCTAATACATAGATATTTGCAGGTTTTAGTAAGCAAGCGGCAATTTGGCATTTCTTCTTTTGACCTTCAGACAGGTCGTCATAATTAATATCCAAACACTCTTGCAGTCCCAACTCCTTGATTAGCGCCTCCGCACGTATTGAGCTATTCCATTTCAAGCTTAGGGTATTGAAGTTTTCCTTCACCGTGCCTGGCAAAAATTGGAACGGGTAAAGCGCGGAACTCATTTCTTTGTTTTGTGCGAGGGTGATCCGACCTTGCTGTGGTTGATAAAAGCCCGCCAACAAATTCAAAAACGTGCTTTTTCCTACCCCATTACCGCCAGATATCAAGATCTTATCTTCATGATTCACATTAAAAGATACGTCTTTAAGGATCTGTTTATCACCATAACTAAATCCAACATTGTGTAGCTCAAGCTCATTGTGCTCTGCAGTACCAGTGGAGACTTGGGGCAGCTCAACCGTCTGAGTAAATACACGATAACGCTCAAGGAGCCCGTTTAACGCTGCTATTTGAGGGATCACTGCTGACAGTTGCTGTACCGCACCAACGATCATGCCGAATGCTCGAGTTAGCGCGAACAAGGAACCTATCGTAAACACACCTAATATCACTTGAATACCTGCCGCAATCAAAACAGACAGCTCGGCATAACTTAAAAACACGCTGCTGATAGATTGATACATGGCAGCTATTTTGGTGTTTTTATATCTTGCATCCAAAGGCTCTGCGATACCCTCTTCAATACGGTGCTGCGCTTGATTGATTAGACTATGAGTTTTTACATACTTAAAGCTATCAATGGCTTTATTTAAAATGGATTTGAATTGCGCTTCCGTCTCATGCAAACGCTCTGTACAGTTTGAAATCCTGCCACTAAAACGGTGTGCTAAAAAGTATAAGAACGGTACTATCACAACTAGCGCCAGGGTAATTTCCCAGCTCAACCAAATCGCGACACTTAATCCAATAACACTAACTAAAGCCCCTGATATCAAGCCTGTACACACATCAACGACTCCGCTCAGCTGACGTGCCTCATCATGCAAACGAGAAGTAAAGTACCCACGACCTTTCTCAGCAATTTCTGCATACGGTTTATTGTAGATAGACTCAGCCATTTCAACAGTAAGATATTGATGTACATCATTTTTTATTTTTTGTGAGGTTAGCGCAGTATAATAGATTAGCGCTCTACCAAACGTCGCAATGAATGTCACACCTACAGCCAAATAAATAAATGTTTG
This genomic interval from Pseudoalteromonas galatheae contains the following:
- a CDS encoding helix-turn-helix transcriptional regulator, with translation MSLVSMTPATAGIYNQTVFNEMINEINNVKNEVEFRSLVTKLQAMSAPSFLAFIAFEHTTPTSVECKLYGNPPSAINQLLLSEEIHEYCHNESSPISLSQFGSLYPQHLYLLPVHAGHNEHGAFLLQIQDPHDVEHLCWYWSSIATYLIHAYIKLAKQRLVAITKRERDCLLWACEGKTSWEISQILGVSERTVNFHLSNCIEKTNSSNRLQAIAKCVVTNII
- a CDS encoding MBL fold metallo-hydrolase, giving the protein MRSLKYLKLFAATLALTACNTNQKPLPVVKVNKTLHAESMESYQNLYASPFKDLGPYHEIDTIDFKTPEEKKPVEDSIFKLSYSGFDKTQGYNYQDHLYPTALNSQSRNTITWLGHASFLIQDGSGNSFLTDPVFGEFDGMVGTVGTMLFDELKRLGPPPVEPKALSFVDSVLISHDHYDHFSNETLSELGSDLDIFLPIGMQHELDGTFNSVFALDWYTEVEYKKNKIQFVPAHHYSNRSIFDQNESLWGGWIINTGQLKIYFAGDTGYSPIFKDIHSKHGDIDICMMPITAYGKHFRSVHLSPEDALKAALDLHCKIFIPWGYGTWQLGFEHVNEPLRRLAYAAKELKPNFKVRVLGIGESFKFTELL
- a CDS encoding helix-turn-helix transcriptional regulator, coding for MTNNNIENTFADILSFKPLIDKAGNLHSPAKIEEWLMEIGTTIRCDSIHLIGFKPLSPTAYQHHVIGPNHLIMEDTLNLDAAYENCKESHTPYAMKVKGSEYGLMVPLRGVSGIVGCVLITSDSYIDSRQQEWHWSILGLHLLQALKRSFSKDKIKITKRERDCILWASEGKTSWEISQILGISERTVNFHLNNCIEKTNSANRQQAIVKYLFNHTL
- a CDS encoding DUF1173 domain-containing protein, which translates into the protein MKIKLKKREMKTLSASSSGIKAQQTMLVAGGIKEQVASDYSWTVVTSHISDCPINIR
- a CDS encoding ATP-binding cassette domain-containing protein; its protein translation is MIISKENLSTAKDILKPHRKKLGLLFFLTAIQAVMFSAVDPLAMKFLIDALSEGDVQTFIYLAVGVTFIATFGRALIYYTALTSQKIKNDVHQYLTVEMAESIYNKPYAEIAEKGRGYFTSRLHDEARQLSGVVDVCTGLISGALVSVIGLSVAIWLSWEITLALVVIVPFLYFLAHRFSGRISNCTERLHETEAQFKSILNKAIDSFKYVKTHSLINQAQHRIEEGIAEPLDARYKNTKIAAMYQSISSVFLSYAELSVLIAAGIQVILGVFTIGSLFALTRAFGMIVGAVQQLSAVIPQIAALNGLLERYRVFTQTVELPQVSTGTAEHNELELHNVGFSYGDKQILKDVSFNVNHEDKILISGGNGVGKSTFLNLLAGFYQPQQGRITLAQNKEMSSALYPFQFLPGTVKENFNTLSLKWNSSIRAEALIKELGLQECLDINYDDLSEGQKKKCQIAACLLKPANIYVLDEPLANIDDQSKESILGLIEQYTKNAAVLMIMHEGNTFKDKFTRFIDLKGDGKVAVS